TTAGTTTAGTTCTTCTGGTTAAGTTGTTTTGGTTCAGTTGTATTGGTTTAGTTATGTTGAGTAGTTCTGTTGGTTTAGTTCTTCTGGTTAAGTTGTGTTGGTTCAGTTGTATTGGTTTAGTTATGTTAGTTAGTTCTGTTCTGTTAGTTTAGTTCTTCTGGTTAAGTTGTGTTGGTTCAGTTGTATTGGTTTAGTTATGTTGAGTAGTTCTGTTGGTTTAGTTCTTCTGGTTAAGTTGTGTTGGTTCAGTTGTATTGGTTTAGTTATGTTGGGTAGTTCTGTTAGTTTAGTTCTTCTGGTTAAGTTGTGTTGGTTCAGTTGTATTGGTTTAGTTATGTTGAGTAGTTCTGTTGGTTTAGTTCTTCTGGTTAAGTTGTGTTGGTTCAGTTGTATTGGTTTAGTTATGTTGAGTAGTTctgctggttttgtttttctggttaagttgttttttattgtttaatgaaGTTTGAAAAAAATCCACATGATTTAAACAGTTATAAAGTTGAGTAGTGGGTTCATTTAGTTATTCAGGTTAAGTTGCTTTGGTGTACTTGTGTTGAGTAGTTTAGTTGGTTAAGTTGTACAGTACGAACCAGTTCTGACCTTCTCTGGTTTGCTTTTTAAGACGAGTAACTCGGATCTCTTCTTCTTACACTCATCTTTGGCTGCGTCCCACGGCATCCCATCATTAGAGAAGAAATAACAGTGTGAGGAGAAGAGCAGCCATCCTTCAGGACAGCACAGCTCCTGCgtgtctgaacacacacacacacacacacacacacacgtgtgacTCTCTGCACGAGACACCAGGACACACTACTACAGCATCACTTACTGTTGTTCTTTAACTTGTTAATCTGGCATTTCAGATCTGAAACTCTGTCCCGGAGCTCCTGCACTGAATCCAAcactaacaaacacacatatattaagaCTGATTTTGCGTTGTTTTGTCTggatgtgtatttgtgtgctaCTTACTATTATTAAGCATGCTTTCCATCGTCACTTGATCAAACTCCAGACTGCTGATCTCCAAAAGCAGTTTATTTCCTGAAcacacatcattttaaaatacattttaattctatattGTGACAAACATTCAGTGAAAAAACGAATGCAGATGGCATTTTCTTAGTTTTCTAGTTAATAAATAGGAGCAACCGATGACGTCAGATGAGAAGTCATTTAATCTGGATGAAGGATGAGGAAGGCTTCGTTACCGTGGTTCTCTAGGTCACGTGTTCTGGTTACGACGCTCGCAAGCGTTTGCGTCAGATTCTGAACGTTCATCTCTGTAGTGGCGAACTTCCTGTCAAATTTCACATCtaacaaaacacacagttaCAGTCACGAAAACGTTATTTATAGCTCTAGTGTGAtctttgtgtaaatgtataaaaatgtgttttggccTTATTCTGCTGTCTAGGTTCTAAGTCTAGACTTATTCTAagtcttacatttttattttatctcatgCACATTAAACATGGTCAACGTAAACTTGAATGTAGTCTGAATGCACAAGattgaaagcaaatgaaatCATTGATGGAAATTTGGCCATACTTGAATCTTTACTTTCACTTGAGTACTTTTACACCTCTgttcataaaatgttatataaacatttttgctttcacTGATAAtggtttttggggttttttttgcaatcaTTTTCAGAATTGTAACcctttaagttccagtttgcaTTGTTGTAAATACtcatttgttgtatttatttaaaaatgcaggcTACATACAGAAACATCTACAGAATCTAaagctagattttttttaaaaaaagtgaaatttagCAGGAAACACAAATGAGGCTGTTTTGCTATATAGACTTTTGAGTAAAGAATCCaaaaaagcatctttaaagCCGCTGCTGACGTGGTCAGAATAGTCTAATTATATGGTCTGATGCTAACGAAGAAAGCTCCCTTTAGCCCACAGCTACCATAGTTATAAAGACCTTAGATGACACACCACTGTCTTCAGAAATCCATcagaaacacaaatatattgAGGTAGCAATCTCTCTtgtaaactttaaatattacacactaaaaaatgaataaaaacaaataggaCATGCTGCCAGTACGATATGATGATgttttactcacacacacacagagacatacagatgctatataaataaaaatgattgattgattgaaaatgttttactcaCGGTTCATAGATGCTGTGATGTTTAGCAGCAGCAGATTCGGAGCCGTTACACcgatagagacacacacacacacacacacacacacacacacacacacacacacacagagacatacagacgctatataaatacaaatgattgattgattgattgtttgatgTTTTACTCACGGCTCACAGACACAGTGAtgatcagcagcagcagaatcAGAGCCGTTACACCGATAGAGACGAAGAAACGACACCGCCAGCGACCCCCAGACGACCCCACCATGCGCAGAGAcgactctgacacacacacacagagagagagagagagagagagagagacagagagagagacacacacacacacacactcatgttgtgtttccatgttttattattctgtacagactgtatgtgttattgttctcttaCAGGAATCTATCtctacctttctttctttcatttatttgaatgatttaatgtggttgctagggcgttgctAGGGGGAGgactctgcgtgtgtgtgtgactctgagGTTAAAGGTCAAAGGGGGGTTGTGCAGCTGAATAAACTACAGTTAGTCAACGAGCAGAGGAATGCtggaagaacacacacacacacacacacacacacacacacacacacacacagacacacacacacacacacacacacacacacacactcacacacacacacactctctctgggATCTTTTCATTgacttcctttttgttttttttctatactgAAGCAACGCTgcttcctctcttcctctctgaaTAAAGCCGTTGTTCATCATATTTTGTTCTCTCACACCTTTCCTCCAGAACTCGGTGTCGTC
The genomic region above belongs to Puntigrus tetrazona isolate hp1 unplaced genomic scaffold, ASM1883169v1 S000000575, whole genome shotgun sequence and contains:
- the asgrl2 gene encoding asialoglycoprotein receptor 1, which translates into the protein MKAAASERGSGSEYTDEFENHESSDDTEFWRKESSLRMVGSSGGRWRCRFFVSIGVTALILLLLIITVSVSPSMNHVKFDRKFATTEMNVQNLTQTLASVVTRTRDLENHGNKLLLEISSLEFDQVTMESMLNNMLDSVQELRDRVSDLKCQINKLKNNNTQELCCPEGWLLFSSHCYFFSNDGMPWDAAKDECKKKRSELLVLKSKPEKTFVVSKTRPLYYWLGLSDARTGEWEWLDRTPYTIIRSEWMPGQPDDWKHHGLGGGEDCAHFHHDGRYNDDHCSRHYRYVCKAHASSI